In a single window of the Solea senegalensis isolate Sse05_10M linkage group LG1, IFAPA_SoseM_1, whole genome shotgun sequence genome:
- the fbxo36b gene encoding F-box only protein 36b: protein MSLLKYTWLYYSQIIWRWWKISLRAVDRFSKPGELKESHQDFLDNTWLQSEVSVVFGPGILVYTKALCQGHYDYLDHLSESLLLRIINYLELEDVEQLRRTSHRFKQLCGSEMFWEQAVRRCCNTVSDEVVSLALEMGWRSIFFTSKLQLQKLISRRRLLTDKQQEGQVSDRETDVDRSRDESSEQTQASDSEEEFHHAGIIPDMSHSTGTGTGFDTNSCSDIDPGSSSEAEASSDSSESVPEKLLDDIKRQCSTKHW from the exons ATGTCg TTGTTAAAATATACTTGGCTTTATTATTCCCAGATCATATGGAGATGGTGGAAGATCTCTCTGAGAGCTGTGGACAGATTCTCCAAACCTGGGGAGCTGAAAGAGTCTCACCAGGACTTCTTGGACAACACATGGCTGCAGA GTGAGGTCAGTGTGGTTTTTGGTCCTGGAATCTTGGTGTACACCAAGGCTCTGTGCCAAGGCCATTATGATTATCTGGATCATCTGTCTGAATCCTTACTTCTGAGGATAATAAACTATCTTGAACTAGAGGATGTGGAGCAGCTTCGACGAACGTCACATCGGTTCAAGCAG TTATGTGGGTCAGAGATGTTTTGGGAGCAGGCAGTGCGCAGATGCTGCAACACAGTTTCAGATGAAGTGGTTTCCCTGGCTCTTGAGATGGGATGGCGAAGCATCTTCTTCACCAGCAAGCTACAGCTGCAGAAGCTGATCAGCCGCAGGAGGCTTCTGACTGACAAGCAACAAGAAGGACAGGTATCTGACCGAGAGACAGACGTAGACAGGTCTCGTGACGAGAGTTCCGAGCAAACCCAAGCGTCTGACTCTGAGGAGGAATTTCACCATGCTGGCATTATCCCTGATATGAGCCATAGCACCGGCACTGGAACTGGCTTTGACACCAACTCTTGCTCTGATATTGATCCTGGCTCTAGCTCTGAAGCTGAGGCCTCCTCTGATTCCAGTGAGTCTGTGCCAGAAAAGCTCTTGGATGACATAAAACGTCAGTGCAGCACAAAGCATTGGTAG